A region of Thermorudis peleae DNA encodes the following proteins:
- the panC gene encoding pantoate--beta-alanine ligase, whose translation MEVAETVAAVRAWRQQHHLKAVGFVPTMGYLHEGHLALVRRARAENPVVAVSIFVNPTQFGPQEDYARYPRDIPRDLALLAREGVDLVFTPSVEEMYPPGFASFIAVGPIGERLEGAARPGHFRGVATVVAKLFNIVQPTRAYFGQKDAQQVLVIRRMVADLNVPVTIVPVATVREPDGLAMSSRNVYLSPTEREIAAAIPQALFAAEARYHAGERDAEALRALVRAHLAATPGIQLEYVSVADAKTLDELDTVDRPALLSLAARVGTTRLIDNVLLGISVEEW comes from the coding sequence ATGGAGGTCGCTGAGACGGTTGCCGCTGTCCGTGCCTGGCGGCAACAGCACCATCTCAAGGCAGTCGGTTTTGTGCCGACGATGGGCTATTTACATGAGGGGCACCTTGCGTTAGTGCGCCGCGCTCGGGCAGAGAATCCGGTCGTAGCAGTGAGCATTTTTGTCAATCCAACCCAGTTCGGCCCACAGGAAGATTATGCCCGCTATCCGCGTGATATTCCCCGTGATCTCGCGTTGCTGGCCCGTGAAGGCGTCGATTTGGTCTTCACGCCAAGTGTGGAGGAGATGTATCCGCCTGGGTTTGCGAGCTTCATCGCTGTGGGGCCAATCGGTGAGCGATTGGAAGGTGCTGCACGACCGGGGCATTTCCGTGGCGTCGCGACCGTCGTGGCCAAGTTGTTCAATATCGTTCAGCCAACACGCGCGTACTTTGGGCAAAAAGATGCCCAGCAGGTATTAGTAATCCGTCGTATGGTCGCTGACCTGAATGTACCAGTAACGATTGTTCCCGTGGCGACAGTACGTGAGCCGGACGGGCTAGCAATGAGCAGTCGCAACGTGTATCTCTCACCGACTGAACGGGAGATTGCTGCAGCGATCCCCCAAGCACTCTTCGCTGCCGAAGCGCGCTACCACGCGGGAGAGCGAGACGCAGAGGCGCTGCGTGCACTCGTACGTGCCCACCTGGCGGCGACTCCTGGCATTCAGCTTGAGTATGTAAGCGTAGCTGATGCTAAGACACTGGACGAATTAGACACGGTTGACCGACCGGCGCTGCTCTCGCTGGCTGCCAGGGTGGGGACAACCCGTCTGATCGACAACGTCCTTTTGGGCATCAGTGTCGAGGAGTGGTAA
- the panB gene encoding 3-methyl-2-oxobutanoate hydroxymethyltransferase — translation MRVTVAEIQAMKRRGERIPMLTAYDYATARLADQAGVPMLLVGDSLGMTILGFATTLPVTLEMILHHTQAVVRGSERALVVADMPFLTYQVTPEDALRNAGRLIQEGGAQAVKLEGGTAIAPTVARLVQAGIPVMGHLGLTPQSVNQLGGFRLQAKTPTAIRQLFRDALALQDAGVFALVLELIPAPVARALTHMLTVPTIGIGAGPDCDGQVQVVTDLLHLLPGSLPRHAKPYAELADVITDAFRRYAEDVRAGTFPTAEQSFGLPRDVDEAQLAALVAEVQAEHVQRGELPDGGR, via the coding sequence ATGCGGGTGACCGTCGCTGAAATTCAAGCGATGAAGCGGCGTGGCGAGCGTATTCCCATGCTGACAGCCTATGACTACGCAACGGCACGGTTGGCTGACCAGGCTGGTGTACCGATGCTGCTGGTTGGCGATTCGCTTGGTATGACCATCCTCGGTTTCGCGACGACGTTACCGGTCACGCTTGAGATGATCCTGCACCACACGCAGGCAGTCGTTCGCGGCAGTGAACGGGCGCTAGTTGTTGCTGATATGCCCTTCCTGACCTATCAGGTTACGCCCGAGGATGCGCTGCGTAACGCGGGACGGCTGATTCAGGAAGGTGGCGCCCAGGCGGTGAAGCTCGAAGGGGGTACAGCCATTGCCCCCACTGTAGCGCGGCTCGTGCAGGCGGGCATCCCCGTCATGGGACATCTTGGGCTGACACCCCAATCGGTCAACCAGCTTGGCGGCTTTCGCCTCCAGGCCAAGACGCCCACCGCAATTCGCCAGCTTTTCCGCGACGCGCTCGCATTGCAAGACGCTGGTGTGTTCGCTCTTGTCCTCGAGCTTATTCCCGCACCAGTTGCCCGGGCGCTGACACACATGCTTACGGTGCCAACGATTGGGATTGGTGCTGGGCCAGACTGCGATGGTCAAGTGCAGGTCGTCACCGATCTGCTGCATCTGCTGCCGGGGTCATTGCCACGGCATGCCAAGCCCTACGCCGAACTCGCCGATGTGATCACTGATGCCTTCCGCCGTTATGCAGAGGACGTGCGGGCGGGCACATTCCCAACAGCCGAGCAGAGCTTCGGCTTGCCGCGCGATGTCGACGAAGCGCAGCTGGCAGCGCTCGTTGCCGAGGTGCAGGCCGAGCATGTCCAGCGAGGGGAGTTGCCTGATGGAGGTCGCTGA
- a CDS encoding Rossmann-like and DUF2520 domain-containing protein, giving the protein MEGERASRLPVIGMIGAGAVASALAPALAAAGYPVRAVWSRHAERAAALVACLPSCHAVDTPQAVVDQAAVVFLAVPDDAIELVCTALRWTPAHAVVHCSGALGRAPLAAAEAAGAQTGVFHPLQSFAGGSVPLAGVSIAIEAPEPLATTLVQMAQAIGGQPLRLTSADWPRYHVAAVFASNYVVSSVAIAVQLLQHVGLSPDESLARLLPLLRSTVDNLARIGLPDALTGPIARGDQQTLRRHLAVLADEPLAREAYLALAKATIPVAEARATGQPERLAAVAAVRAFLEAAAREEQADAGDRR; this is encoded by the coding sequence ATGGAGGGGGAGCGTGCGTCCAGGTTGCCAGTCATCGGGATGATCGGCGCAGGTGCTGTTGCATCGGCGCTAGCGCCCGCATTGGCAGCCGCAGGATACCCAGTACGCGCTGTCTGGAGTCGGCATGCTGAGCGAGCAGCAGCGCTTGTGGCGTGCCTGCCTAGCTGTCATGCGGTAGATACGCCACAAGCAGTCGTCGACCAGGCTGCAGTCGTTTTTCTCGCAGTGCCTGACGACGCGATTGAGCTAGTATGCACAGCGTTGCGCTGGACGCCAGCTCACGCCGTCGTGCATTGTAGTGGCGCGTTGGGCCGGGCTCCCCTCGCTGCTGCTGAAGCCGCTGGTGCACAGACCGGTGTCTTTCACCCATTGCAGTCCTTTGCTGGTGGCTCCGTGCCACTGGCTGGCGTTTCTATTGCAATTGAAGCGCCTGAGCCGCTAGCGACAACGCTTGTGCAAATGGCCCAGGCGATTGGTGGTCAGCCGCTCCGGCTAACGTCTGCTGACTGGCCGCGCTATCATGTTGCCGCGGTCTTCGCCTCGAATTATGTCGTGTCGTCAGTGGCAATTGCGGTTCAGCTCTTGCAGCACGTGGGCCTCTCGCCAGACGAATCCCTTGCGCGTCTCTTGCCGCTCCTGCGCAGCACCGTAGACAATCTGGCACGGATCGGCCTCCCCGATGCACTGACCGGTCCGATTGCTCGAGGTGATCAACAGACATTGAGGCGGCATCTCGCGGTGCTGGCAGATGAGCCATTGGCACGCGAGGCCTATCTCGCGTTGGCAAAGGCGACTATTCCCGTGGCCGAGGCGCGAGCGACGGGACAGCCAGAGCGATTAGCGGCCGTGGCCGCAGTGCGAGCATTTCTGGAGGCGGCAGCGAGAGAGGAGCAAGCAGATGCGGGTGACCGTCGCTGA
- a CDS encoding sortase → MQPAPSSRQVSLSTILIMLGLMVLGAAFAIAATQPRRAVAPPDQVLASPTILSTATSTSPAPAAEPPAPLQALGSEATPSPTTVALIPSPGVTTPTVTPAPPSPTPTVAPATPTPKPKMPPPTHIQIPSVRIDAPVVEVGYDVVTIDGQQVIQWRVADYAAGHNNTSANPGEGGNIVITGHDDWKGEVFRNLEHVKIGDLVILTNASGQQFTYRVEEIHYRKEVGVPLQERLATGMFLAPMPEERVTLVTCWPYGIDDHRLIVVAKPVRQ, encoded by the coding sequence ATGCAGCCAGCCCCGTCGAGCCGTCAAGTAAGCCTGAGCACGATTCTGATCATGCTCGGCTTGATGGTGCTCGGCGCAGCCTTTGCGATTGCTGCAACGCAGCCGCGGCGGGCTGTGGCCCCGCCTGACCAAGTGCTGGCCAGTCCAACGATACTGTCCACCGCAACGTCAACCTCTCCAGCCCCAGCTGCCGAGCCGCCAGCACCGCTACAAGCATTGGGGTCTGAAGCGACGCCGAGTCCAACGACTGTTGCCCTGATACCGTCGCCAGGCGTAACGACGCCTACAGTGACACCAGCGCCACCGTCGCCAACTCCAACAGTTGCGCCAGCTACGCCGACGCCGAAACCCAAGATGCCACCACCAACGCATATTCAGATTCCTTCAGTCAGAATCGATGCGCCGGTCGTCGAGGTTGGCTATGACGTCGTGACGATCGATGGGCAGCAAGTGATCCAATGGCGCGTGGCTGACTATGCTGCTGGACACAATAACACGTCAGCGAATCCTGGCGAGGGTGGCAACATCGTCATCACGGGGCATGACGACTGGAAGGGCGAGGTCTTCCGCAATCTCGAGCATGTGAAAATCGGCGATCTGGTGATTCTGACCAATGCCAGTGGCCAGCAGTTTACGTACCGGGTGGAGGAGATTCACTACCGTAAGGAGGTCGGGGTACCGTTGCAAGAGCGCCTTGCGACGGGGATGTTCCTAGCCCCGATGCCGGAAGAACGCGTTACACTGGTCACCTGTTGGCCCTATGGTATCGACGACCATCGACTCATCGTTGTTGCTAAGCCGGTTCGTCAATAG
- a CDS encoding Lrp/AsnC ligand binding domain-containing protein: MAARAYVLVRTEVGKAKAVKEALQRLPGVAAADIVTGDYDLIVAIEQATPEELGRLVMEQIHGVPGVAATSTHVVVG; this comes from the coding sequence ATGGCTGCACGGGCATACGTTCTCGTCCGCACCGAGGTTGGCAAAGCCAAAGCCGTCAAAGAGGCACTCCAGCGACTGCCCGGTGTCGCTGCCGCCGACATTGTGACAGGCGACTACGACCTGATCGTCGCCATCGAGCAGGCCACACCAGAGGAACTTGGCCGGCTGGTCATGGAACAAATTCACGGCGTTCCCGGTGTTGCCGCAACCAGCACGCACGTGGTCGTTGGGTAA
- a CDS encoding biotin transporter BioY — MVVLADALVPRGWRATPALQTVSSVVLVVAASLLTALAAQVTIPLPFTPVPITGQTFAVLLVGAALGSRRGAASQLLYLAEGLAGMPVFAGGKAGPAALLGPTGGYLVGFIAAAFVTGWLAERGWDRRVLTAACAMVLGNLTIYLFGATWLATFTGLAKALTLGVLPFLPGDALKIALATALLPSAWHVVALAGLPRER, encoded by the coding sequence ATGGTGGTCCTGGCCGATGCGCTTGTCCCTCGCGGATGGCGTGCTACACCAGCACTCCAAACGGTGAGCAGCGTTGTCCTCGTCGTTGCTGCTAGCCTCCTCACAGCACTAGCAGCGCAAGTGACCATCCCACTGCCCTTCACGCCAGTACCGATTACCGGGCAGACTTTCGCAGTTCTCCTCGTCGGCGCAGCTCTCGGCAGCCGTCGTGGGGCAGCTAGTCAACTCCTCTACCTTGCTGAAGGGCTCGCAGGGATGCCAGTCTTTGCCGGCGGCAAGGCTGGGCCAGCGGCATTGCTCGGCCCGACTGGTGGCTACCTCGTCGGCTTCATCGCTGCTGCGTTTGTGACTGGATGGCTCGCGGAGCGAGGTTGGGATCGACGCGTGCTCACCGCAGCATGCGCGATGGTGCTCGGCAACCTCACCATCTACCTCTTTGGGGCAACCTGGCTTGCTACATTCACCGGCCTGGCGAAAGCCTTGACCCTTGGCGTGCTGCCATTCCTGCCGGGAGACGCACTCAAGATCGCCCTTGCTACGGCGCTGCTGCCGAGTGCCTGGCATGTAGTGGCCCTCGCTGGGCTGCCGCGGGAACGCTAG
- a CDS encoding ParB/RepB/Spo0J family partition protein, translating to MSNGNTQAVQSSAMNTRRRRFTVDALFADTSPRAVGTRDLPTAKEIRLDRIEPDPDQPRRSFDPERLEELAASIRREGVLQPIAVYYDAARDRYVIIHGERRWRAAQLAGLETIPALVRDVRDEQRLIQQLMENILREDLNALDRAAALRRLKQQLGDVPWEQVAEAVGIKRSRLFQLLSTEKLPPPVQEAIRAGQLSEKQTRPLHGLPEPAQVALAQLTVEEQLEQREIEQLARALREESSLALHTPESLQTQLRTLRDRLRTQPPSAAPARTARHRANGRTEVGTEPAAAVAALAAELRQVAERLAALDPATLHPDGREQLSTALAMLAAAVEQAQARLAAS from the coding sequence ATGTCTAACGGGAATACACAAGCCGTCCAATCGTCCGCAATGAATACGCGTCGGCGCCGTTTCACGGTCGATGCGCTCTTTGCCGATACGTCGCCACGTGCCGTGGGAACGCGTGACCTACCGACAGCCAAGGAGATTCGGCTCGACCGGATTGAGCCTGACCCAGACCAACCTCGCCGCTCATTCGATCCAGAACGATTGGAAGAGCTCGCTGCGTCGATCCGACGCGAAGGTGTGCTCCAGCCGATCGCTGTCTATTACGACGCTGCTCGCGATCGCTATGTCATCATCCACGGCGAGCGGCGCTGGCGAGCGGCACAGTTGGCGGGGCTGGAGACAATTCCCGCTCTCGTACGGGACGTGCGTGACGAGCAGCGATTGATCCAGCAGTTGATGGAAAACATCCTGCGAGAAGACCTCAACGCGCTGGATCGCGCTGCGGCTTTACGCCGTCTCAAGCAACAACTCGGCGATGTGCCGTGGGAACAGGTCGCTGAAGCTGTTGGCATTAAGCGAAGCCGGTTGTTCCAGTTGCTCAGCACGGAAAAGTTGCCGCCGCCGGTGCAAGAAGCGATTCGCGCGGGGCAGCTCTCCGAGAAGCAAACGCGGCCGCTCCACGGCTTGCCAGAGCCAGCGCAGGTCGCTTTGGCCCAGCTCACTGTCGAGGAGCAGCTTGAGCAGCGGGAGATCGAGCAACTTGCTCGTGCGTTACGTGAGGAGTCAAGCCTTGCCTTGCATACGCCGGAGTCGCTGCAGACACAGCTACGCACGCTTCGCGACCGGCTCCGCACTCAACCGCCATCAGCTGCGCCTGCGCGCACGGCACGCCACCGGGCAAATGGGCGTACCGAAGTTGGTACGGAGCCAGCGGCAGCGGTTGCGGCGTTGGCTGCTGAACTTCGCCAGGTTGCCGAGCGCCTGGCGGCACTCGACCCGGCAACACTTCATCCGGACGGCCGCGAGCAACTCAGCACTGCGCTTGCAATGCTCGCGGCCGCCGTTGAACAGGCCCAGGCGCGACTGGCAGCGAGCTAG
- a CDS encoding ParA family protein, with amino-acid sequence MTPRVALFNQKGGTAKTTSTLNLGAALAEQGLRALALDLDPQASLTMALGVDVQHLESSVYDLLVDEPLPLSAVVQPTTVAGLELVPSHPDLAAAELELLSALERERRLRHALDAAEPLPYDIVLIDSPPALNILSINILVAVHALLIPIEPHPLALMVLRRLFETVNRVRRLNPALTVLGFLPTKVHHSSRLVADMLATLQEQFPELPLFPAIPLSVKGAEAVAEHTSILQYQPRSSLAAAYRQAAAELWRCVGRVSHV; translated from the coding sequence ATGACGCCGCGCGTTGCGCTCTTCAACCAGAAAGGCGGCACGGCTAAAACCACGAGCACGCTGAACCTTGGCGCGGCACTTGCCGAGCAGGGGTTGCGGGCGCTTGCGCTTGATCTCGACCCGCAAGCAAGTCTGACAATGGCGCTGGGTGTCGATGTGCAGCACCTCGAATCTTCGGTCTACGACTTGCTGGTCGACGAGCCTCTTCCGCTGAGTGCGGTTGTCCAACCGACGACGGTCGCAGGCCTCGAACTCGTTCCGAGCCATCCCGACTTGGCGGCTGCTGAGCTGGAGTTACTCAGCGCGCTTGAGCGGGAGCGCCGGTTGCGTCACGCGCTCGATGCCGCTGAGCCGCTGCCATATGACATTGTTCTGATTGACAGTCCTCCAGCATTAAATATTCTCAGCATCAATATTTTGGTCGCTGTCCATGCGCTGTTAATTCCGATCGAACCACATCCGCTTGCCTTGATGGTGCTGCGACGCTTGTTCGAGACCGTGAATCGTGTGCGGCGGCTGAACCCGGCGCTGACGGTACTCGGCTTCTTGCCAACGAAGGTGCATCATTCCTCACGACTCGTCGCTGATATGCTCGCGACGCTTCAAGAGCAGTTTCCAGAATTGCCGCTCTTTCCCGCCATTCCGCTTTCCGTCAAAGGGGCCGAGGCAGTCGCCGAGCACACGTCGATCCTCCAGTACCAGCCGCGCTCGTCGCTGGCAGCTGCCTACCGCCAGGCGGCGGCTGAGTTGTGGCGTTGTGTGGGGAGGGTCAGCCATGTCTAA
- a CDS encoding zinc-binding dehydrogenase, with protein sequence MATIPAVMRAARYFGPREFRVVEVSRPDPGPAESLVRVRAAGLCHSDLHIIFDELGGYPIPTPLTLGHEIAGDVVAVGDAVDPSLIGQRVAVFGPAGCGQCRYCREGRDHLCIASRPLGLARDGGYADYVVVPAHALVPVPNGVSDAEAAVATDAVLTPFHALTRVGQLRPGETVAIIGVGGLGLNAVQIAKALGAFVIAVDVVPAKLELAKQYGADRVVDSRQLDPAHPPVDRPITLVADFVGAEATKLLAQQLVARGGRVVMVGLATPGGTMLGLRLIADEVAVLGSFWGTRQELATVLDLIARGLIRPQVETHPLDEIGQWVERLRAGEVTSRVALVP encoded by the coding sequence ATGGCAACGATACCAGCCGTTATGCGCGCTGCACGTTACTTTGGCCCCAGAGAATTTCGCGTCGTTGAAGTCTCTCGTCCTGATCCCGGGCCTGCCGAGTCCCTCGTGCGTGTTCGGGCAGCGGGTCTCTGCCATTCTGACTTACACATTATCTTCGATGAGCTTGGTGGATATCCAATTCCCACCCCACTCACGCTTGGTCACGAGATTGCCGGTGACGTTGTCGCAGTCGGCGACGCTGTTGATCCATCACTGATTGGCCAGCGAGTTGCCGTCTTTGGTCCAGCGGGCTGTGGACAATGTCGCTACTGCCGCGAGGGACGTGACCACCTCTGTATTGCGTCACGGCCACTGGGGCTGGCGCGTGACGGGGGCTATGCCGATTACGTCGTGGTGCCGGCACACGCGCTTGTTCCTGTCCCGAACGGGGTGAGTGATGCAGAGGCGGCAGTCGCAACTGACGCGGTGCTGACGCCGTTCCATGCACTGACCCGGGTTGGGCAACTCCGGCCAGGTGAAACGGTCGCGATCATCGGGGTTGGTGGACTGGGGCTCAACGCAGTGCAAATTGCCAAAGCACTTGGCGCGTTTGTCATCGCCGTCGACGTCGTACCGGCGAAGCTTGAGCTGGCCAAGCAATATGGCGCAGATCGCGTCGTAGATAGTCGCCAGCTCGACCCTGCACATCCGCCGGTCGATCGGCCGATCACGCTTGTCGCTGACTTCGTCGGCGCGGAGGCAACCAAGTTGCTCGCGCAACAGCTTGTTGCCCGTGGTGGGCGTGTAGTGATGGTAGGGCTGGCTACTCCCGGCGGGACTATGCTTGGGCTGCGCCTCATCGCCGACGAAGTGGCAGTGTTGGGGAGCTTCTGGGGAACGCGTCAAGAGTTGGCGACTGTGCTTGACCTGATTGCACGCGGTCTCATTCGCCCTCAGGTGGAGACCCATCCACTTGATGAAATTGGGCAGTGGGTCGAGCGTCTGCGCGCGGGCGAGGTCACAAGTCGGGTCGCGCTGGTACCCTAA
- a CDS encoding aspartate aminotransferase family protein encodes MTEQRSTQHASWLVRADRALGGALNRFTLPSTHAFVIAEGRGSRVYDVDGRAYIDYVLGSGPLLLGHAHPAVVEAVCRQASRGSTFYWLNEPIIQLAEVLIEAVPCAERVKFVSTGTEATMHAIRIARAYTGRARILKFEGGFHGVHDYALQSAVSPTVADYPAPRADAAGIPEPVSETVLVSQWNDLALTEQLICAYADELAAVICEPLQRALPPEPGFLEGLRALTARYGIVLIFDEIVTGFRLAYGGAQERYGVVPDLATFGKALGGGYPIAAIAGRAELMELTDPRRRARGLPEAHLSGTFNGNPIAAAAGLATLQVLRQPGVYDQLYRVTDRLTSGLRALAAERRLPLQVIGEGPLFQVVFAERPPRNYADIVASDRERARRFGLACLEQGLFVVPGEKYYVSLAHTDADVDETLAAFARALDVITAQPAG; translated from the coding sequence ATGACTGAGCAACGATCCACCCAGCACGCATCCTGGCTCGTGCGTGCCGATCGTGCGCTTGGTGGCGCGCTCAATCGTTTCACTCTGCCATCGACGCATGCGTTTGTCATCGCTGAAGGCCGCGGTAGCCGTGTCTACGACGTCGATGGCCGAGCGTATATTGATTATGTCCTCGGTTCTGGTCCGTTGTTGCTTGGTCATGCGCATCCTGCCGTAGTCGAGGCTGTCTGCCGGCAAGCCAGCCGTGGGTCGACATTCTATTGGCTGAACGAGCCGATCATCCAGCTTGCGGAAGTGCTCATTGAGGCAGTGCCATGCGCTGAGCGCGTGAAGTTTGTTTCCACAGGCACGGAAGCGACGATGCATGCCATACGAATTGCCCGGGCCTATACCGGGCGTGCCCGCATTCTCAAATTCGAGGGCGGCTTCCATGGCGTCCACGACTACGCGCTTCAGAGTGCTGTCAGCCCAACAGTAGCCGACTATCCAGCGCCACGAGCTGATGCCGCTGGTATTCCCGAGCCAGTGAGCGAGACGGTATTGGTCAGCCAATGGAATGACCTCGCTTTAACGGAGCAACTCATATGTGCGTATGCTGACGAGCTTGCCGCAGTGATCTGCGAGCCGCTGCAACGCGCGTTGCCTCCCGAACCGGGGTTCTTGGAAGGACTGCGTGCACTCACTGCCCGGTATGGCATTGTGTTAATCTTCGACGAAATCGTCACCGGCTTTCGCTTGGCATATGGTGGCGCGCAAGAGCGATATGGCGTGGTGCCCGATTTAGCCACGTTCGGCAAGGCACTGGGTGGGGGCTATCCGATTGCAGCCATTGCTGGACGAGCTGAGCTCATGGAGCTGACGGATCCACGTCGGCGTGCTCGTGGTTTACCGGAGGCGCATCTGAGTGGCACGTTTAACGGCAATCCAATTGCTGCGGCTGCCGGACTAGCGACGTTGCAGGTCTTGCGCCAGCCAGGAGTCTATGACCAGCTCTATCGCGTGACTGACCGCCTCACGAGTGGATTGCGTGCACTGGCGGCTGAGCGGAGGCTGCCGCTCCAGGTGATCGGCGAAGGGCCGCTCTTTCAGGTCGTTTTTGCCGAACGTCCTCCACGCAATTATGCCGATATTGTGGCGAGTGACCGCGAGCGTGCACGCCGGTTTGGCTTGGCATGTTTAGAGCAAGGGTTATTCGTCGTGCCAGGTGAAAAATACTACGTTTCGCTCGCTCACACTGACGCTGACGTCGATGAGACGCTCGCGGCATTTGCTCGCGCGCTCGATGTCATCACTGCTCAGCCCGCCGGATAA
- a CDS encoding Lrp/AsnC family transcriptional regulator, translated as MARALDELDRRIITLLQQDSRMPSAEIARKLGVAERTVRARISRLVDEGVVRLVAVLNPAAIGYEVTADIFLEVEPSRLQEVAQQLVALPEVSYVGITTGDRDISIQVYVPSVDALYHFITEKLTAIPGVLGTKTYIVPRILKSLTMWSLPEHAVVRTAGGRRRSRASAGDRPRTRRRRTTAMAEEPAHD; from the coding sequence ATGGCTCGCGCGCTCGACGAGCTCGACCGCCGGATCATTACGCTCCTACAGCAGGATAGCCGCATGCCAAGCGCGGAGATTGCCCGCAAACTCGGCGTCGCTGAGCGCACCGTGCGTGCGCGTATCAGTCGCTTGGTTGACGAGGGAGTCGTGCGGCTGGTTGCTGTCCTTAATCCGGCGGCGATCGGTTATGAGGTCACCGCGGATATCTTCCTTGAGGTTGAACCAAGCCGGCTGCAAGAGGTTGCACAGCAGCTCGTTGCTTTGCCTGAGGTCAGTTACGTCGGCATTACCACGGGTGACCGTGACATTAGCATCCAGGTCTATGTTCCATCAGTCGATGCACTCTATCACTTCATCACTGAGAAGCTAACAGCCATCCCTGGCGTTCTCGGCACGAAAACCTACATCGTCCCCCGGATTCTCAAGTCCCTCACTATGTGGTCCTTACCGGAACACGCTGTTGTACGGACGGCTGGCGGGCGACGCCGGAGCCGCGCAAGCGCTGGTGATCGTCCACGGACGCGTCGGCGACGGACAACAGCGATGGCTGAAGAGCCGGCCCATGACTGA
- a CDS encoding alkaline phosphatase family protein, with protein sequence MDREQAEELVRAHTAFGPTAPTWVRPSYDGLGITNLPWSILNTLDVPLAGQPIDTRLWPNAGTGIGAILLLIIDGLGYLRLQQAIADGLMPGMARLAQQSVLFPLTSVFPSTTAAALTTLATGEPPARHGLVGFTAFLREFGMLSNLLFWAPIGRFPSFASQGLDPRDFLPVHTIAERAQDAGVTVTVVSPITFRDTPLTKMHASGAHFLGYRTPGEFVSHIHAALAQPGRQLVSAYWDSIDHLGHFSDPASGALEEELQLLDTIFADRLLTRLPRRDLLVILTADHGMVQLDRAHEHSLTNSPLLRQMRMPPGGERRAVYCYAAPGEEATLTEALAHLVGEDGWVVSTTHLLQEGLFGPPPHHPETPWRVGDIAIIARGPASFPYDPPGITTRPTYGAHAGLEAEEQLVPCLIWRP encoded by the coding sequence ATGGATCGTGAGCAAGCTGAGGAATTGGTGCGCGCCCATACTGCCTTCGGGCCAACCGCCCCAACGTGGGTGCGGCCGAGTTATGACGGACTGGGCATCACGAACTTGCCGTGGTCGATCCTCAACACCCTTGACGTTCCGCTCGCTGGTCAGCCAATCGATACTCGACTCTGGCCGAATGCAGGTACTGGCATTGGAGCAATTCTTCTCCTCATCATTGACGGGCTTGGTTACCTCCGCCTGCAGCAAGCAATTGCCGATGGACTCATGCCAGGGATGGCACGGCTTGCCCAACAATCCGTTCTCTTTCCTCTGACCTCTGTCTTTCCCTCGACGACAGCGGCGGCCCTCACGACGCTAGCGACTGGCGAGCCACCAGCACGTCACGGACTGGTCGGCTTTACTGCGTTCCTGCGTGAATTCGGCATGCTGAGCAACCTCCTCTTCTGGGCCCCAATCGGTCGCTTCCCATCGTTCGCCAGCCAAGGACTCGATCCACGCGATTTCTTGCCTGTCCACACGATCGCCGAACGAGCTCAGGATGCCGGCGTCACCGTGACCGTCGTTAGCCCCATCACCTTCCGCGATACGCCGCTGACGAAAATGCATGCGAGCGGTGCCCACTTCCTCGGCTACCGGACGCCCGGCGAGTTTGTGAGCCACATCCATGCAGCGCTCGCTCAGCCTGGGCGCCAACTTGTCTCTGCATACTGGGATTCAATCGATCATCTCGGCCATTTCAGCGACCCAGCAAGTGGTGCACTTGAGGAGGAACTCCAACTTCTTGATACGATCTTCGCCGACCGCCTGCTCACTCGCTTGCCTCGCCGTGATCTCCTCGTCATCCTCACTGCCGACCACGGCATGGTGCAACTTGACCGGGCGCATGAGCACTCGCTGACAAACTCGCCCCTGCTCAGGCAGATGCGAATGCCACCAGGCGGCGAGCGCCGCGCTGTTTACTGTTATGCTGCTCCTGGTGAAGAAGCTACCCTTACTGAGGCTTTAGCCCATCTCGTTGGTGAGGACGGCTGGGTTGTTTCGACAACGCATTTGCTCCAGGAGGGACTCTTCGGGCCGCCGCCGCACCATCCAGAGACACCCTGGCGCGTCGGGGACATCGCCATCATTGCCCGTGGGCCAGCGAGTTTCCCCTATGATCCTCCCGGCATCACCACTAGGCCGACCTACGGTGCCCATGCCGGCCTCGAGGCTGAAGAGCAACTTGTGCCATGCCTTATCTGGCGTCCATGA